In Acidobacteriota bacterium, one DNA window encodes the following:
- a CDS encoding AAA family ATPase, which translates to MQPPASLKALADPIYEAFYGLSDQPFAITTDPKFFYLSTSHQLAFSELLNGLRRREGMLLLTGETGTGKTTLCRAVLESLGQRTFGAMILNPYMSGAEVFRLILRDFGLVSHEELRRGVLASADVSQLLDTLEGFLRSLAALDSHAVIVLDEAQSVAPQVLDQIRILTALEQDNRRLVQVILCGQPALLETLKSEPLHALNERITRRVTLKPLQPGEVHAYIQHRLAIAGGSKAVSFDDTATKIIAELSHGLPRRINVLCDRALQEGRVEGAAVITADLVKRGARAVAGAHEPVHVSVPETSARRPARAESAERAAPPAVAAPTPTAASVPAPADASPAASSAAPTRTPDAEPAAAQPRPAATTPGVFPAELGDQPGLTFGQAPPPPRGKGRLVVGAVVIAALAALAAYGWYAFRVTEETAQPPAPAAPTLDRGTPAEPNPVPPLDQPAAPVPGTGGGAGQSGSGVSATPRAPAVSPASPTTPATPPATTPAVPASGELPGNPNQVN; encoded by the coding sequence GTGCAACCGCCGGCCTCGCTCAAGGCCCTGGCCGATCCGATCTACGAGGCGTTCTACGGCCTCAGCGACCAGCCGTTCGCGATCACGACGGACCCGAAGTTCTTCTATCTGAGCACATCGCACCAGTTGGCGTTCAGCGAGCTCTTGAACGGGCTGCGCCGCCGCGAGGGCATGCTGCTGCTCACCGGCGAAACCGGCACGGGGAAGACGACGCTGTGCCGTGCGGTGCTGGAGTCGCTTGGACAGCGGACGTTCGGCGCGATGATCCTGAACCCGTACATGTCGGGCGCGGAGGTGTTCCGGCTCATCCTCCGCGACTTCGGTCTCGTCTCGCACGAGGAGCTGCGACGAGGCGTCCTCGCATCCGCCGACGTGTCGCAGTTGCTCGACACGCTCGAAGGCTTCCTCCGGTCGCTCGCGGCGCTCGATAGCCACGCGGTCATCGTGCTGGACGAAGCCCAGTCGGTCGCGCCGCAGGTGCTCGACCAGATTCGCATTCTCACCGCGCTCGAGCAGGACAACCGCCGGCTCGTGCAGGTCATCCTCTGCGGCCAGCCCGCGCTGCTCGAGACGCTCAAGAGCGAGCCGCTGCACGCGCTGAACGAGCGCATCACCCGGCGCGTGACGTTGAAGCCGCTGCAGCCGGGAGAGGTGCATGCCTACATCCAGCACCGGCTGGCGATCGCGGGCGGCTCGAAGGCGGTGAGCTTCGACGACACGGCGACGAAGATCATCGCGGAACTGTCGCACGGGCTGCCGCGGCGCATCAACGTGCTCTGCGATCGCGCGCTCCAGGAGGGCCGCGTCGAAGGCGCGGCGGTCATCACCGCGGATCTCGTGAAGCGCGGCGCGCGCGCCGTCGCCGGCGCGCACGAGCCGGTACACGTCAGCGTGCCGGAGACGTCGGCGCGACGGCCCGCGCGGGCCGAATCGGCCGAACGCGCCGCGCCGCCGGCTGTTGCGGCCCCGACGCCGACAGCCGCCAGCGTGCCGGCGCCGGCCGACGCCTCACCCGCAGCGTCCTCGGCCGCACCGACCCGGACACCGGACGCCGAGCCGGCCGCGGCACAGCCGCGTCCGGCCGCGACCACGCCTGGCGTGTTTCCGGCTGAGCTCGGCGACCAGCCTGGCCTCACCTTCGGCCAGGCGCCACCGCCACCGCGCGGGAAGGGCCGGCTCGTCGTCGGGGCCGTCGTGATCGCCGCGCTGGCGGCGCTGGCGGCCTACGGCTGGTACGCGTTCCGAGTGACGGAAGAGACCGCGCAGCCGCCGGCGCCGGCCGCACCGACGCTCGATCGAGGGACGCCCGCGGAGCCGAATCCTGTGCCGCCGCTCGACCAACCGGCCGCGCCCGTGCCCGGCACGGGTGGCGGCGCCGGTCAGAGCGGGAGCGGCGTGTCGGCCACGCCGCGCGCGCCGGCCGTTTCACCCGCTTCACCGACCACGCCGGCGACCCCGCCCGCCACTACGCCCGCGGTGCCCGCCTCAGGCGAGCTCCCAGGCAATCCCAACCAGGTCAACTGA
- a CDS encoding Ku protein, with amino-acid sequence MAARSTWKGFLKISLVNIPVRVFPATDAAATISFNQLHRECGSRIQQKKWCPVCQKEVPNTDLVKGYEFDKGRYVTVEDEDIAKVRPQSTRVINIVQFADAATIDPVYVERPYYLAPDGQVAAEAFAVIREGMAGKAAIGKLALYGREYLVAIQPRENGLVMLTLRHASEVRSMSAIDELKTVPARIKPEEVKLAKQVIGSFESEGDLTQYRDEYQDELRRIIDAKVEGREVVTPADETPPKVVNLMDALRESLERVSSDKKRAAKIAEAPPARAAARAPAKKRARA; translated from the coding sequence ATGGCAGCACGGTCGACGTGGAAGGGCTTTCTGAAAATCAGTCTGGTCAACATCCCCGTCCGTGTGTTCCCAGCCACGGACGCGGCGGCCACCATCAGCTTCAACCAGCTCCATCGGGAATGCGGGAGCCGCATTCAGCAGAAGAAGTGGTGTCCGGTGTGCCAGAAAGAGGTTCCGAACACGGATCTCGTGAAGGGCTATGAGTTCGACAAGGGACGCTACGTCACGGTCGAGGACGAGGACATCGCGAAGGTCCGCCCGCAATCGACGCGCGTGATCAACATCGTGCAGTTCGCCGACGCCGCCACGATCGATCCCGTGTACGTCGAGAGACCGTACTACCTCGCGCCGGACGGGCAGGTGGCGGCCGAGGCGTTCGCCGTCATCCGCGAAGGCATGGCGGGCAAGGCGGCGATCGGCAAGCTGGCGCTCTATGGGCGCGAGTACCTCGTCGCGATCCAGCCGCGCGAGAACGGGCTCGTGATGCTCACGCTGCGCCACGCCAGCGAGGTGCGGTCGATGTCGGCCATCGACGAGTTGAAGACGGTGCCGGCGCGGATCAAGCCCGAGGAAGTGAAGCTCGCGAAGCAGGTGATCGGCAGCTTCGAGAGCGAGGGCGATCTCACGCAGTATCGCGACGAGTACCAGGACGAGCTCCGGCGCATCATCGACGCGAAGGTGGAGGGCCGCGAGGTCGTCACGCCCGCCGACGAGACCCCGCCGAAGGTGGTCAATCTCATGGACGCGTTGCGCGAGAGCCTCGAGCGCGTCTCTTCGGACAAGAAACGCGCGGCGAAGATCGCCGAGGCGCCCCCGGCCAGAGCCGCCGCTCGCGCGCCGGCCAAGAAGCGGGCGCGCGCGTGA
- a CDS encoding MBL fold metallo-hydrolase, translated as MHRLIALGALVVLAAAAHLRGVEMQVGTVHQLAPGVWMRQGDKDIRQPANTGWIEFKDFVVVIDANTPWGIQAALPEIKKTTAKPIRYAFDTHYHWDHTQGNSLLVDQGVTVICSQGCADELKTKGQGEWTSMSRNQQYNLAPYRLQAPSITFGELMAIDDGARRLEMRRVGPAHTIGDAVGYLPAEAIVFTGDLVVNWKFGNNVGDRDADVPHWSDVLLDIAQWNVKTVVPGHGAIGDVETLRRQSAFLKDLWAKVSAGKKAGKTLDELLKEIDLSSHGDWAADAQQNQAAIRQTFRRLP; from the coding sequence ATGCACAGGCTCATCGCCCTTGGCGCGCTCGTCGTCCTCGCCGCCGCCGCGCACCTGCGCGGCGTCGAGATGCAGGTCGGCACCGTCCACCAGCTCGCGCCCGGCGTCTGGATGCGGCAGGGCGACAAGGACATCCGCCAGCCCGCGAACACCGGCTGGATCGAGTTCAAGGACTTCGTCGTCGTCATCGACGCCAACACGCCGTGGGGCATCCAGGCGGCCCTGCCGGAGATCAAGAAGACCACGGCGAAGCCCATTCGGTATGCGTTCGACACGCATTACCACTGGGACCACACGCAGGGGAACAGCCTGCTCGTCGACCAGGGCGTCACCGTCATCTGCTCGCAGGGCTGCGCGGACGAGCTGAAGACGAAGGGGCAGGGCGAGTGGACCAGCATGAGCCGGAACCAGCAGTACAACCTGGCGCCCTATCGCCTGCAGGCGCCATCGATCACGTTCGGTGAGCTCATGGCGATCGACGATGGAGCGCGAAGGCTGGAGATGAGGCGCGTGGGCCCGGCGCACACGATCGGCGATGCCGTCGGCTACCTTCCCGCCGAGGCGATCGTCTTCACAGGCGATCTCGTCGTGAACTGGAAGTTCGGCAACAACGTCGGCGACCGCGATGCGGACGTGCCGCACTGGTCGGACGTGCTGCTCGACATCGCGCAGTGGAACGTGAAGACCGTCGTCCCCGGACATGGCGCGATCGGCGACGTGGAGACGCTCCGCCGCCAGAGCGCGTTCCTGAAGGACTTGTGGGCGAAGGTCTCGGCAGGCAAGAAAGCCGGCAAGACCCTGGACGAGCTCCTGAAGGAGATCGATCTCTCGAGCCACGGCGATTGGGCGGCGGATGCGCAGCAGAATCAGGCCGCGATCCGCCAGACGTTCAGGCGCCTGCCATAG